The genomic DNA GGTGACACTAGTTCAGGACAATGCGGTGTGGGCGGGCAAGGAGGCTCCTCATATTTAATCGGCTTCACCTCCATTTGAGGTACCTGCTGGGGAACGACGGGCATGACATTTTCAATAATTTTAATATTCTCAACTTTGACGCTCTCCAGTTTAATGCTTTCAGGCTTCACGATAGGAGCCGGCTTCGGATTCTCCGCAATCGGCTTAATATTCTCCGGCTTAGGATTCTCTGCAATCGGTTTGGTATTCTCCGGCATCACATTTTCTGGCTTGATATTTTCCGGTTGAATGTTCTCAGGCTTGATGTTCTCGGGTTTCACATTTTCAATCGGGGCCGTATTTTTCTTCTGGATCGGACTAACCAGGTTTGGATTAGGCGCGGCATTATTGGAAGGATTGTTCGCCCCTGGATTGGCGGCACCGGGAATGTTGATCACATCCCCAACGTTAAGTACATTAGGATCACTCAACTGCGGGTTGGCATTTACCAGAGCCTGCAATGGCAGTCCCCAGGCTTTGGACAACTTCCAGAGAGAATCCCCTTGCTTCACAGTATGCTTGTAGATAATCCCTTCTTCCACGGGAACGGCCGAAGTAGGAATCTTAACCTTCATTCCTATGCTAAGCTCATCTGGATTGCTGATTTGCGGATTTGCCTCGATTATTTTCTGCAGAGGGACATCATATTTTTTTGATAACTCAAACAAAGTATCTCCTTGTTTTACGATATGGATTTTCACGTGCTAAAGACCTCCTAGGTTTCTTCTCCGGACCGTGATCTTCGCCCGGGGCCCATTTAATACATCCTATGCAGGAGCCCGGCTTTTGACATCCATGTAACGAAAAAAACCTATCCTTCTTTATAGAAAAAAAGGATAGGTTCCTTAAATTAGAGTCTTACCAAACTTTTAAGCCGTCTTTATCCACAATGCTGCGGAATTCCTCCAACAGCTTGAGCGTGATCGGGCCGGCATGTCCCTCACCAATAATCCGCCCATCGACTTCACGGACCGCAATAACCTCAGCAGCCGTTCCTGTCAGGAATACTTCATCAGCTACATAAACATCATGAAGCGTAAACGGCTCTTCCTTCAGCTTATAGCCCTTCTCATGGCAAATATCAATGATGGCTTGGCGGGTAATCCCCTCTAATGCGCCTAAATAGCATGGCGGTGTCGTAATGACCCCGTTCTTCACGATAAAAATATTATCTCCCGAGCCTTCGGTCACATAGCCTTGCGAGTTCAGCATAATCGCTTCGCCCGCACCCGACAGGTTGGATTGGATTTTAACCAGGATGTTGTTCAAATAGTTCAGCGATTTGATCTTCGGGTTCAGCGCATCCGGAATATTGCGTTTCGTCGATACGGACACCGTCTTCAAGCCGGTTTTGTATGCCTCCTCTGAATAAATCGCGAGCTGCTCAGCGATGATAATGACAGAGGCCTTAGGACAGCGGTTCGGATCCAGCCCCAGGTTGCCTGCACCGCGGGACACAACCAGACGGATGTACCCGTCGCGGAGCTCGTTACGACGCAGTGTTTCGACCAAAGCGTCCTCCATCTCCTGATACGTGAGAGGAATGTTCAGCATGATCGATTTCGCGGAATCATACAAGCGGTCCAAGTGCTCTTTGCATTTGAAAATATTCCCGTTATAGATGCGAATTCCTTCGAATATCCCATCACCGTATAAGAAACCGTGATCGTATACGGAGATCTTTGCATTTTCCTTTGTTACGAATTGTCCATCTAAATAAATCCATTGTTCTGCCATTATTTTCGCACCTCCAGCTTTTGATTCTTCACAGAATAACTTGGGTAGGAACCAAGTATACGCACTTGGCAGCCTAACGCCTCAATCTCTCCAATGGCTGATTGCAGCAGGACAGTGTCCAGGGAGGAGAGGACATCCATATAAAAATAGTAACTTCCAAGCCGCTTCTTGGTAGGTCTCGATTCGATGCGAGACAGGTTCAGCTTTCGCCAGGCAAACGCCGACAGCACTTGATGCAGAGCGCCCGGAAAATCCTCGGGAAGCGTGACCAGAATGCTCGTTTTATCCTGGGCAACCTCACTCCGTTTCAATTGAAGCGGCTCCTGACCGATCAGGACAAACCGGGTATAGTTGTTGTCATGATCCGTGACCCGGTCGGCCAAAATATCCAGCCCATGCGTCTTGGCGCCAAGCGCAGTACCGATTGCCGTCCAGCCTTCGCCAGGGCGCTGCTTAACCAGCTTTACGGCTTCCGACGTACTTGCGACATGCTCCAGTTCCGCTTGAGGCATGTTGGCCTTCAGGAACTGCATGCACTGCGCCATAGCCACCGGATGTGACAGCACCTTGGTCACTTTTGCATAATCAATCTGACTCGCATCGGAATCCGATACGAATTCTTTCCTGTCGCCGATTAAATTTTGAATGGAAGGGTACACCCACTCTACTTGCATCGGGATATCGACTTCATGAACGAGCCAATCCATATGCAAACTAACGGAGCCTTCAATCGTATTTTCAATCGGGATGACGCTGTACTGGCTTGCTCCATTTGCCGTCGCCAGAAACACGTCGGAAATCTGCTTGCAATGAAGCAGCTGTACCTGCTCTTCGCCAAATAAATGAAGAACGGCCTCATGAGATACCGAGCCTTCCGGCAGCAACGCAATCACTTTCATGCTCTGACTTCCCCTTTTATGGAATCAATGAACTGCTCACCTATATTTATAGTAAGCGTCTTAGCGCCTTGTGTGCAAGGTTGCAGCCAAATCGTCTGAGCCCGGATTCCCTGCTCGCCAAGCACCTCAAGCAAAAAGCGCTCTAATTCTGCGCTTCTTTTCTCGCGGCGGTCCATCAGCGCCAGCAGCGTCGGACCCGCTCCACTAAGCGCAGCGCCGAGGGCGCCGTGCTCCGTCGCCTCTTTCAATATGCGCTCCATTCCCGGCACCAAGGAAGCACGGAACGGCTGATGCAGCCGATCCTGCATCGACGCACGAATCAGGTCAAGCCTGCCGGAAGCCATCGCTGCTGTAAACAGAGAGGTCCGGCTAATATTAAATACGGCATCGCCCAAGCTGACCTGTTCGGGAAGTACCTGACGCGCTTTCGATGTTGAGAGCTGGAAGTCGGGAATCGCCACCAAAACCTCCAGATCGGCCGGCGGCTCGATCCGCAAATACTCAGCATGGGCCCCGTCCCATACAGCCGTAATCAATCCCCCAAATAGGGAAGCGCCGACATTATCCGGATGCTTCTCAAGCGCCGTAGCCATATCAAACAGCTTGGCTTGATCCAGCGGGGAACCGATCAACTCATTTGCCGCGACCAGTGCACCGACGATCGCCGATGCACTGCTGCCAAGACCTCTGGTAAGCGGAATATCCGAATACATGGAAATTTCCAGCTCGGGAAGAGATACCCCTGCTTCGCGAAAAACGGATTGAGCTACCTCGTAAATAAGATTGCTTTTATTGGTTGGAATCCCCTTCATCTGATCGCCGTATAAATGAATATTCGTCGCTTCCGCTGGTTTCATCTCAATCCAGGCGTAAAGCGACAGGGCCATACCGAGCGTATCGAAGCCTGGACCCAGATTTGCCGTACTCGCAGGTACTTTGACGCGTACGCCCGCTTCAGACATCATTGCTGCTCTCCTTGCAGCTTCGCGATGGCCGCCATAACTGCTTCTTCCGTATCCTTCACGACAATTGGCTCGCTGCCAATGCTCTTGATCGCAATATTAGGATCCTTCAAGCCATGGCCGGTCAAGACGCAAACAACGGTTTCTCCACCTTTAAAGTAACCTTCGCGATGGAGCTTATACACACCGGCAACAGATGCCGCAGAAGCCGGTTCCGCAAAAATGCCTTCACGCGCCGCGATCGTCTTATACGCTGTCAAAATTTCTTCATCGGTTACGTAATTGATCTGTCCACCAGACTCCTCTGCGGCGGCTACTGCCGTCTTCCAGCTTGCCGGGTTGCCGATGCGGATTGCGGTCGCAACAGTTTCGGGCTCCAGGATCGGCTCACCTTTAACGATAGCCATCGCTCCTTCGGCTTCAAAGCCGACCATGCGCGGAAGTGAGTTGCTCTTGCCATGCTGCTGATACTCCTTAAAGCCCTTCCAGTATGCAGAAATATTCCCCGCATTGCCGACTGGAATCGCCAGGACGTCCGGCGCTTTACCCAATTGGTCGCAAACTTCAAACGCTGCCGTCTTCTGTCCTTCAATGCGGTACGGGTTCACCGAGTTCACCAGCGTAATCGGATGCTTCGCCGTAATATCGCGGACGATTTCAAGCGCACGGTCAAAGTTCCCTTCGATGGCAATAACTTTGGCTCCGTAAATCATCGCTTGGGCCAGTTTGCCGAGAGCGATGTTATTGTTCGGGATCAGCACGATGCAGTTCAGCCCTGCACGCGCTGCATACGCCGCAGCGGCAGCGGACGTGTTCCCCGTAGAGGCGCACATAATCGTGTTGCTGCCTTCCTCAATCGCCTTAGCCACGGCCATGACCATTCCGCGGTCTTTAAATGAACCCGTTGGGTTCAGACCCTCGTATTTAAAATACAGATCGAGCCCCAGCTCCTCGGACAAATTATCAGCACGAACGAGCGGCGTATTGCCTTCATGCAGCGTTAGCAGCGGCGTGTTGTCGTTAATAGGCAAATACTCTTTGTAGGTATGAAGCAATCCAAGATATCTCATGAAATAAAAACCCCTTTTATTATTAGGAATAAACGAGAAGATCTTTAACCTTCTACGCGGTACACGCTCTTAACGCGGCGAATAACCTTCAGTGTCTCGAAATGCTTCAGCACTTTATCCATGTTCGCCTTCGAGGCATGATGAGTAACGATAATGATTTCAGCATCCGGCGTATGCTCATTTGGCGATTGCACGACCGATTCCAGACTGACATCATATTCCCCGAACACTTGAGTAATTTGGGCTAGCACGCCAGCTTTGTCGTCGACTTCAAGCAGCAGGAAGTTCTTGTAGGCGATTTGCTCGTCGCTCTTCAGCTTCTTCGTTTTATAAGGAACCATTGCTTTCAGGCCGTTGACTCCGAGCTTCAGATTCTTCACTACCGCAACCAAATCAGCGACTACCGAAGTGGCCGTCGGCATTTCCCCGGCT from Paenibacillus woosongensis includes the following:
- the ilvE gene encoding branched-chain-amino-acid transaminase, coding for MAEQWIYLDGQFVTKENAKISVYDHGFLYGDGIFEGIRIYNGNIFKCKEHLDRLYDSAKSIMLNIPLTYQEMEDALVETLRRNELRDGYIRLVVSRGAGNLGLDPNRCPKASVIIIAEQLAIYSEEAYKTGLKTVSVSTKRNIPDALNPKIKSLNYLNNILVKIQSNLSGAGEAIMLNSQGYVTEGSGDNIFIVKNGVITTPPCYLGALEGITRQAIIDICHEKGYKLKEEPFTLHDVYVADEVFLTGTAAEVIAVREVDGRIIGEGHAGPITLKLLEEFRSIVDKDGLKVW
- the pheA gene encoding prephenate dehydratase; translation: MKVIALLPEGSVSHEAVLHLFGEEQVQLLHCKQISDVFLATANGASQYSVIPIENTIEGSVSLHMDWLVHEVDIPMQVEWVYPSIQNLIGDRKEFVSDSDASQIDYAKVTKVLSHPVAMAQCMQFLKANMPQAELEHVASTSEAVKLVKQRPGEGWTAIGTALGAKTHGLDILADRVTDHDNNYTRFVLIGQEPLQLKRSEVAQDKTSILVTLPEDFPGALHQVLSAFAWRKLNLSRIESRPTKKRLGSYYFYMDVLSSLDTVLLQSAIGEIEALGCQVRILGSYPSYSVKNQKLEVRK
- the thrB gene encoding homoserine kinase, which encodes MMSEAGVRVKVPASTANLGPGFDTLGMALSLYAWIEMKPAEATNIHLYGDQMKGIPTNKSNLIYEVAQSVFREAGVSLPELEISMYSDIPLTRGLGSSASAIVGALVAANELIGSPLDQAKLFDMATALEKHPDNVGASLFGGLITAVWDGAHAEYLRIEPPADLEVLVAIPDFQLSTSKARQVLPEQVSLGDAVFNISRTSLFTAAMASGRLDLIRASMQDRLHQPFRASLVPGMERILKEATEHGALGAALSGAGPTLLALMDRREKRSAELERFLLEVLGEQGIRAQTIWLQPCTQGAKTLTINIGEQFIDSIKGEVRA
- the thrC gene encoding threonine synthase, with the protein product MRYLGLLHTYKEYLPINDNTPLLTLHEGNTPLVRADNLSEELGLDLYFKYEGLNPTGSFKDRGMVMAVAKAIEEGSNTIMCASTGNTSAAAAAYAARAGLNCIVLIPNNNIALGKLAQAMIYGAKVIAIEGNFDRALEIVRDITAKHPITLVNSVNPYRIEGQKTAAFEVCDQLGKAPDVLAIPVGNAGNISAYWKGFKEYQQHGKSNSLPRMVGFEAEGAMAIVKGEPILEPETVATAIRIGNPASWKTAVAAAEESGGQINYVTDEEILTAYKTIAAREGIFAEPASAASVAGVYKLHREGYFKGGETVVCVLTGHGLKDPNIAIKSIGSEPIVVKDTEEAVMAAIAKLQGEQQ